A segment of the Romboutsia sp. 13368 genome:
TATTAAGTGATTTATCAATGTTTGCTGTTTGGTCATTCTATGTTTTAACATTTATAGGTGTTATAAAACTTAGAAAAACTCATCCAAACTTACACAGACCATATAAGGTACCTCTATATYCTATAGTTCCATTAATAGCAATATTTAGTGGATTATTCGTTGTATTAAATCAATTATTCTTTGCTGGTGCAAAAAGTACAATGATGTCTTTAGGAGGAATTGTTGTAACTCTTATAGGTTTACCTGTTTATTCTTATATGACTAAAAAGTATGCTAACTCTAACGATAACATAGATAAAGCTGCTTAATATAATAAAGAGCGTAGACAAAGTCTACGCTCTTTTATTGTTTATAATCTACTACCATTATCAACCCAATCTTTAGCTTCTTCTACATTATAAAGAGAAGGTATGTGTACTTTACTTCCATCAGTTCTTAAATTATCAATATTAGACCAAGCWATTTTCTAAAATTTGAAAAATTCATCTTATCCCCTTTTTACTCGCATTATATAACAATTGTGAAGTTAATTATATTGTATCATTTTCAACACTCATTTAAAACATAGCCTTAATTTTATATTATCACAAAGTAAKTAACATTATTAAAGTAGAAAACATAATATATAGCGTTATAGATTAACTATATTATAAGGAGGTATATTATGGATACATCTTGTCCGAAGTATGATATTCAAAAAATATTTTCTTCATATAATCCATCTAAACCAAATGCATATGCTCAAATAAAAGGAGGACCGCTAGCACCTTGTATAAGAGGTACTATATACTTATACCAATTAGGAGAAGGTGTATATGTAAAAGCGTATATAACAGGAATTCCTAATATAAATAATCAATCTAGTTCATTCCATGGACTTCATATTCATGAAGTAGGGGATTGTACTGTAGGAGATGCAAATGAACCGTTTACTGATGCAAAATCTCACTATAATCCAAGTAATGTAGAACATCCTATGCATGCAGGTGATTTACCACCAATTTTATCAGCTAATGGTATAGGAATACTTTCAACATTTACAAATAGGTTTACTGTAAGTGAAGTTATAGGTAAATCTTTCATACTTCATCAAGGATATGATGATTTTACTTCACAACCAGCAGGAAATGCAGGTGCTAGATGGGCGTGTGGAATCATTGATTATTATTAAATATTAGAAATGTAAATTTTACATTAATAAATCATACAACTATATGCTATAAATNNAATAAATCAAAGTCAAAATGCTGTCTACATATAAAGTGTGGACAGCATTTTTACGTACAAGGAAATTATGCTATGAAATTTTTTGTGGATAACCTATGAATATAAGTAATATCAATAATATAGAAAGGTAAAAAATGACATTTTGAGCAACGGATGTATAATTTTACATTAATAAATCATACAACTATATGCTATAAATAGAAAAGTTCTTGAAATTATAACAAGAACTTTTTTATTGTTATTAGAAATTATAAATATAAGTTTAAACGAATATATTTATGGGTAAATATGATAAATGTAGAAAAAAAGCGAAAATATTATAAAAAAAGAAAAAATTGTTGAAAAATGTATTGACTAATAAATGATACATAAATATAATAAAAATATAAATTACATGAAATTGATTATCAATAATAGAAATTAACAATAATTAATAATAAAAAAGACATCGGAGGGAAAACATGAAAGGATTAAAGAAATTAGCAATCTTAGGATTAACTATAGTTTCACTTGGTGTAGTAGGATGCTCATCAAATGGAAGCAATGAAGAAACTGCAAAAGCAGAAACAAGAGTGGTAGAAACAGTTAAAGGAGAAGTTGAAATACCGGCTAACCCAGAAAGAATAGTTGATATATCGGGAAACAGTGAAGAGTTAGTATTATTAGGATACACTCCAGTAGGAACTTCAAATATTGACTCATATAAAACAGATTCAGTACCAGCATACATAGAAGATAAATTAGGAGAGTCTAAAGTAGTAGGACACTCAATGATGGAAACTGCAGATATAGAAGCAATACTTGGATTAAACCCAGATTTAATAATAATGGCTCCAAGACAAGAAAAAATATATGATCAATTAAAAGAAATAGCTCCAGTAGTTATGGTAGATGATGAGTACAATGACTGGGAAGCTAAATTAATGGATATCGCTGACATATTTGAAAAGCAAGATGAAGCTCAAAAATGGTTAGATGAATATTACAAAAAAGCAGAAGAAGTTGGAAAAGAAGTAAAAGCTGCAAATGGTGAAGATGAATCATATGTAGCAGTATYARCAGATTTAGCTAATGGACAATTCTTCGTATTTACTAATGCTGGATTAGGAACAGTATTAAAAGATGATTTAGGTCTTAAGCAACCTGAAAATATGCCAGGACAAGATTCAATAGAGTTACCTAAAGTTACTCTAGAAGGTTTAGCTGAAATAGATGCTGATAATTTAATAATTATAGGTAGTGAATCTGATAAAGCTGAATTAGAAAATAATTCTGTATGGAATCAAATAGAAGCTGTAAAAGAAGGAAATGTARCGATGTTAGATGCTAGTCCTTACTTCAGTCAACCATACAACCCAATAGGAAGATTATTAATATTAGATACAATCAAGGATGAACTTGTAAAATAATGTATAAATAAATAGTAGGTGGAAAAGGATAGGACTTTTTCACCTACTATTTATATTTATGGATAAATATATGTAAATTTATGGAGGATAGATGAAAAAGATTAATAGAAAAAAGGCAGCATATATACTTATGTTTGTAGGTATAGCATTGCTACTATTTGGAATAGTAACCTCTATTTCTTTAGGAGCAAAGAATATAGATTTATCTACAATAGTAAATAGTATACTTCATGATAATAATGATATAAATACTAAAATAATTAGAGATGTAAGAATTCCTAGAGCTATCGCAGCAGCTCTTGTAGGTGGATTTTTAGCAGTAGCAGGTGCAATTATGCAAGGTATAACTAGAAATCCTATTGCAGAGCCATCTGTAATGGGGATAACACAAGGTGCTACATTTATGATAGCAGTATCATTTGTATTACAAAGGGTGTTCCCAAATTTAATAATAAATAGTTTTGCAATGATGATATTTGCATTTACAGGAGCTAGTATAAGTGGACTTTTAGTTTATTTTGTAAGTTCAAGAAGTATGAGAAAAGTAGACCCTGTTAAACTTGCACTAGCAGGAACCGCATTAGGTACATTATTGATATCACTAGCGATGGGTATATCAATGTATTTTAACTTATCTCAAGAACTTAGYTTYTGGATATCAGGTGGAGTAACTGGTGCAAAATGGAGTAGTATAGCAATGTTAGCATTAGTNNNGGGATAGCTTTAATTGGAGCTATTATCTTAGCACCTAAGATAACAATACTAAGCTTAGGTGAAGAAATAGCTATAGGATTAGGACAAAAAACAAATAAAATAAGATTTATAAGTATATTACTAGTAATATTATTAACTGGAGCATCTGTTTCTGTTGCAGGTAATATAGTATTTGTTGGACTTATAATTCCTCAAATAGTAAGAGCAATAGTTGGTGCTGATTATAAATATATAATACCAAGTTCAATGATATTTGGTTCAGTTTTATTAGTATATAGCGATATTTTAGCAAGGATGATAAATCCACCATATGAAACTCCAATAGGTTCATTAACTGCACTTTTAGGAGTGCCTGTATTTATCTACCTTGTTAGAAAGGATACAAAATAGATTATGAATATAAAGAAAAATAAAAAATTTATAATAGTCATTGGAATATTATTATCCATAATATTCAGTACTTTTTTAATCAGTTTAAATACAGGTTCATTATCAATAGCACCGAGTGATGTAATAAAAACTTTAATAGGACAGGGTACAAAAGCACACGAAATAGCAATATTTAAATTAAGATTACCTAGAATAGTAATAGGAATACTTGTAGGTACTGCATTAGCAGTATCAGGTACTATACTTCAAGGTGTTACAAAAAATGATTTAGCGGACTCTGGAATACTTGGTATAAACTCAGGTGCTGCATTATTTGTTGTTATATATATATTCTTAATGAATGGAAATGTATATGATGGTGTAAGCAATCTTACTATATTTACAATGCCAATTGTAGCTCTTAGTGGTGCTATATTTGGAGCATTTTTAATATATTTACTTGCATGGAAAAATGGAATAAATTCATCAAGATTACTATTAGTAGGTATAGGTATAAATATAGCATTTACATCAATACTTACTATATTCCAACTAAGATTTACTACACAAGAATTTAATAGAGTAATGGCATGGACAAACGGAAGTATATGGGGAACTAATTGGAAATACGTTATAGCAGTTTTACCATTTATATTAATATTTACTTTATTAACAATGTATAAATCAAGATACTTAGATGCACTAAATTTAGGAGATGAAGTAGCTACTGGTTTAGGCGTAGAGGTAGAAAAAGAAAGAGTAAAACTAATAATATATTCAGTAATATTAGCAGGGGTTGCAACATCTGTAGCAGGAAGTATTGGATTTTTAGGATTAGTTGCACCTCATATATCAAGAAAATTAGTAGGACCAAAACATATAAAATTAATACCTACTGCAGCCCTTGTAGGTACTGTAATACTTTTAGTAGCAGATACTATAGCAAGAAATATAATTGCACCTATGGAACTATCAGTAGGAATAGTAGTAGCGATAATAGGTGTTCCATACTTTATTTATTTAATGTTAACGGATTAATATAAATTAGATTTAAAAGGAGATAAATATGAACTGCATAAGTACTAAAAACTTAAATATTTCTTATGGAAATTTAGATATAGTAAAAGATTTAAATTTAGATATACCAAAAGGTAAAATAACTACAATAATAGGTTCAAATGGTTGTGGTAAATCTACAATATTAAAAACAATAGCAAGAATTATACAAGCAAAAAGTGGAGATATATTTGTAAATAATATAAATATAAAGGAACAAAGTCCAAAAGAATTAGCTAAAGTAATGGCAGTTCTTCCTCAAAGTCCGCAAGCACCAAGTGGGCTTACTGTAGAGGAATTAATAGCTTACGGAAGATTTCCTCATCAAAAGGGATTTGGGAAAATGAAAAAAGAAGATGAAGATATAGTAACATGGGCACTTAAATCAACTGGAATAGAAGAGTTTAGAGAAAGACCTATGGAAGCTTTATCAGGGGGTCAAAGACAAAGAGCATGGATAGCTATGGCACTAGCTCAACAAACTGAAATACTTATACTTGATGAACCAACAACATACTTAGACTTAGCTCATCAATTAGAAATATTAAAGTTATTAGAAGAGCTAAACAGAAAACAAGGAACAACTATAGTTATGGTTATACATGAGCTTAACAATGCAGCTAGATTTGCAGACCATATGATAGGTGTTAAAAAAGGTAAAGTAGTTTGTGAAGGAACTGCTCATGAAGTAATGACAAAAGAAAACTTAAGAGAGTTATTCAATATAGATGCTGAAATAGTTGAAGACCCTAGAAATAACAAGCCTGTATGTTTAACTTATGACATGATAGGTTAGGAGAAAAGTATGACAAGTAAAATAGAAACAACGAATGATTTAAGAGATGAAAAAATTTGGCGTTTAGTTATAAAATATTCAATACCTGCTATATTAGCGATGATGGTAACATCTTTATACAATACAGTAGATAGAGCGTTTATAGGTTCTATGAAAGATGTAGGAGCATTGGCTATATCAGGACTTGGGGTTACAATGCCAATTATGACAATATTAGGAGCATTCTGTGTTGCCTTAGCAGTTGGTGGAAGTACTAACATAGCTATTAAATTAGGAGAAGGTAATAGAGAAGAGGCAGAAAAAGCCTTAGGAAATACATTTGCTATAGAATTATTAGTTGGTATAGTAATGATGGTTATATCAATATTCTTCTTAGAAGATATATTATACTTATTTGGAGCGAGTAGTGATACTATAAAATACGCAATGGATTATATGAGTGTAATAATGTTTGGTGCATGGTTTAACTTGCCAGGATTTGCAATGAATAGTGCAATAAGAGGAGAGGGAAATCCTAAACTTGCATCTAATATGATGATAATAGCTTGTTTACTGAATTTAATTTTAGATCCAATATTTATATTTGGATATAATATGGGAATAAAAGGAGCAGCAGTAGGAACCGTAATATGTCAGTTAGTAATATGTTTATGGTCAACTTACTACTTCACTAAAGGAAAATCGAATTTAAAGTTAAAATTAAAAAATATAAGATTAGAGAAAAAAATAATAAAAGGAATAGTAATAATAGCTTTAACACCATTCTTTATGGAACTTGCCTCAGGATTTATACATTTAATAACTAACAAAGTATTAAAAGTATATGGAGGAGATTTAGCAATAGGAGCTATGACTGCTATAACATCAATAAACTTATTATTTATGATGCCTATATTTGGTATAAGCCAAGGTATGCAAACTATAATTGCATATAACTACGGAGCTAAGCAATATGATAGAGCAAGAAAGACTTTATCAATAGCAGTAAGTGGAGCGGTTGTAATATTAACTATAGGATTAATAGCTACTAGATTATTCCCAATTCAACTTATAGGAATATTTACTAAAGATACAAAGCTTATGGAATTAGCACTTAATGGATTATCTATATACTCAATAACATTACCAGCAATAGGTGTATGTATATTAGGAACAGTTTACTTCCAATCAATAGGTAGTGCAAAGAAATCAATAGTACTTAGCTTATTAAGACAAGTTATAGTATTTATACCATTAATACTTATAATACCAAGAAGCTTTGGATTAAATGGAGTATGGGCATCTCAGCCTTTAGCGGATATCGGAGCAATGATTATAATAGGATTATGCTTAATAAAAGAGTTTAAAGATTAGATATTATATAGCTAACTTTTAATATTTAATATAATGTGAAATTGTAAGATACTCATATTCATTGGATATGAGTATTTTTTATATATAATGAATAGAACAGTATTAAACGTTAAATATAATAAAATACCACTTTATACATTTAAGTTGAAATGATATAATTTNTATACATTTAAGTKGAAATGATATAATTTATTTCTATAAAATAAACGAATAAGGGGGTATTTATGGCTGAGAATAATACTCATAAATATAAAAAAGATGTTTTAAGATTAGCTACATTTATAGGACAACTAATGCTTACAAATGGAGCAGAAACTTACAGAGTTAATGATACAGTAAAAAGAATTTGTAGTTCAAGAGGATTTAACCATATAAATGTATTTGTAGCACCTAACACAATTATAGTATCAGATGATAGATTTGATGGATATACATTTATGAAGGTAATCGAAGGTAGATATATAAATTTAAATAAAATAGATATGTTAAATGATTTTTCTAGGAAATTTGTTAGTAAAACAGACATGTCAATAGATGAGGCAATAGAAGAATTGAAAAACTTAGAAGACAAATCACCTCATACGCAAAGAGCTGTAAATATATGGACAGCAATTGGTTCGTCTAGTTTTGCTGTATTAGTTGGAGGAGATAATGTACTAACATTTATGTTAACTCTTATAACATCAGTAATTGCTATGATTGTATATGATAAAGTAAAAGAAATAAGTAATATTCCAGTTTTTGCTATATTAGTATCTTCAATAGTTATAGGTTTTTGTGGAGTTGGACTTGTAGAAATTGGAATATTAGATACACCAAAGATGTTGATAGTAGGTTCAATAATGCCTCTTTTACCAGGAGTTCCGTTTATAAAAGCGATAAGAGACTTGGTATCAGGAGAACTTATGTCAGGTGTTGGACGAGTAATTGAAGCAGCAATTATTGCTACAGCTATTGCGGTAGGTGTAGGTGTAGCGATGAATCTATATGTTAGATTTGGAGGTGTATTATAATGATTTGGATGCCTATGTATATACACATTATATTTTCATACTTAGCAGCAGTTGGATTTGCAGTATTTTTAAATGCTCCAAAGAAAACACTTTATATATCTGGTGGTATAGGGATGATATCATGGGTTATATATATTCTTTTAATGAGAATTAATATTGATACTATAATTTCAAACTTTATAGCTGCATCTGTTGCATCATTATTATGTGAAATATTAGCAAGAAAGATGAAAAAGCCTACTATATTATTTGTAGTTCCAGGTATAATAACCTTAATACCAGGACTTGGTCTATATAATACAATGTCATATGTTATGGAAAATAAATTTGAACAAGCTTTTACTACAGGTGCTAATGTTATTTTAGTAAGTGGAGCTATAGCACTTGGAGTTATAGTAGTTTCATCTTTATTTAGAACATATTATAAAAATTCAAAATTCATTTTAAATAAAGAAAATAGTTTATATTATTCCTAGAATTTGCCTTCAACATTGAAATATAAAAAGATATTGGCTAAATAACCAATATCTTTTTATAACACTAAAGTTAATATCTTTTTTATTAGTTTTATATTTAAATCATTTTAAGCCTTAAAAATCTTTAAATTTGACATGAAATAGTTATAATTATATAATTACTTTGATATATAGGTAATTATATAAGAAGGGAAAGCAACAATATGGCAAATTTAGATTTTATATATAATCGTAAAAGTGTAAGACAATTTAAAGATACACCAATACCAAAAGAAGATATAGTTGAGTTACTAAAAGCAGGAACTTATGCACCATCTCCTAAGCATCAGCAAAATTGGCACTTTGTAGTGTTACAAAACAGAGACATAATAAATAAAATGGCTGATATAGTAACTAAAAGCCATGAAAATATAGGTCAACTTGCAAAGAATGAAAAAGATTTTAAAAGACACATGAGTACTATAAATTACTATACATGTTTTAAACATGCTCCTGTAGTAATAATAGTTTATTCTAGTGAGTATAAAATGATAGAATATAAAATACTAAAAGAAAATGATGCACCACAAGAAGTACTTGATGTATTAGTATCACCTCAGTCAGCAGCTCAAGGAATAGGAGCAGCAGTAGAAAATATTTTATTAGCAGCAACTGAAATGGGATATGGAACTTGTTATATGACAGGTCCAATGCATGCAAAAGAAGAAATAGAAGAACTTATAGGATTTGAAAAAGAAGGATATAAGTTAATGTCTATGATTTCTTTAGGTGTAGCAGAAGATGATACTCCAAATCAACCATCTCGTAAACCTTTAGAAGAAGTTGTAACTTTTATAGATTAATTATAAACTTTTATTAATAACGTATATATATCCTACAAAGTAGATAATACAATTTCTTACTTTGTAGGATTTTTTATATTTATAGTATGGAAAGATTAGGTGAGATTTATAAAAATTTATATAATGATATTAACTAAAAAGTAGAATAATTAAAGTAACTCTACGCTTAGTTTATTGAATCAACTTATTAAGTAGTTTAAATTAATATTAAGAGGTGATAAGGATGGATTGTAAAAAAATCGGAAATTTAATATATGAATTAAGAAAAAGTAAAAATATGACTCAAAAGCAAATAGCTGAATTAATGAATATAAGTGATAAAACAATAAGTAAGTGGGAACGAGGTTTAGGATGTCCTGATATTTCTTTACTTCCAGAATTATCACAAATATTAGGTGTAAGTGTTGATCAAATACTATCAGGAGAAATAAATTTAAATGATTTAGTAGGAGGAAATATGAATAAATTAAAATTTTATGTATGTGGACAATGTGGTAATCTTATTACATCGACTGGAAATCCAACCATATCGTGTTGTGGAAAAATGTTAGAACCAGCTATAGCTAAAAAAGCAGAGGATGGTCATAAGCTTAATGTAGAGCCAGTAGAAGATGAATTATATGTTACTACTGAGCATGAAATGAGAAAAGAACACTATATATCTTTTGTTGCATATGTTAAGGGAGATAGAGCTCTTATTGTAAAGCAATATCCTGAATGGGATATGCAATTTAGATTACATAAATTAGGTCGTGGTAAACTGTATTTCTATTGTACAAATCACGGATTATTTTATCAGATAATATAGATGGAAATAAATTAAAAAACCTACAGTAGGGGATTGTAGGTTTATATACCTGGGGGAGATAGGTATTTTACGTTCATATCTTAATTATTATCAGTTTTNNNNNNNNNNNNNNNNNNNNNNNNNNNNNNNNNNNNNNNNNNNNNNNNNNNNNNNNNNNNNNNNNNNNNNNNNNNNNNNNNNNNNNNNNNNNNNNNNNNNNNNNNNNNNNNNNNNNNNNNNNNNNNNNNNNNNNNNNNNNNNNNNNNNNNNNNNNNNNNNNNNNNNNNNNNNNNNNNNNNNNNNNNNNNNNNNNNNNNNNNNNNNNNNNNNNNNNNNNNNNNNNNNNNNNNNNNNNNNNNNNNNNNNNNNNNNNNNNNNNNNNNNNNNNNNNNNNNNNNNNNNNNNNNNNNNNNNNNNNNNNNNNNNNNNNNNNNNNNNNNNNNNNNNNNNNNNNNNNNNNNNNNNNNNNNNNNNNNNNNNNNNNNNNNNNNNNNNNNNNNNNNNNNNNNNNNNNNNNNNNNNNNNNNNNNNNNNNNNNNNNNNNNNNNNNNNNNNNNNNNNNNNNNNNNNNNNNNNNNNNNNNNNNNNNNNNNNNNNNNNNNNNNNNNNNNNNNNNNNNNNNNNNNNNNNNNNNNNNNNNNNNNNNNNNNNNNNNNNNNNNNNNNNNNNNNNNNNNNNNNNNNNNNNNNNNNNNNNNNNNNNNNNNNNNNNNNNNNNNNNNNNNNNNNNNNNNNNNNNNNNNNNNNNNNNNNNNNNNNNNNNNNNNNNNNNNNNNNNNNNNNNNNNNNNNNNNNNNNNNNNNNNNNNNNNNNNNNNNNNNNNNNNNNNNNNNNNNNNNNNNNNNNNNNNNNNNNNNNNNNNNNNNNNNNNNNNNNNNNNNNNNNNNNNNNNNNNNNNNNNNNNNNNNNNNNNNNNNNNNNNNNNNNNNNNNNNNNNNNNNNNNNNNNNNNNNNNNNNNNNNNNNNNNNNNNNNNNNNNNNNNNNNNNNNNNNNNNNNNNNNNNNNNNNNNNNNNNNNNNNNNNNNNNNNNNNNNNNNNNNNNNNNNNNNNNNNNNNNNNNNNNNNNNNNNNNNNNNNNNNNNNNNNNNNNNNNNNNNNNNNNNNNNNNNNNNNNNNNNNNNNNNNNNNNNNNNNNNNNNNNNNNNNNNNNNNNNNNNNNNNNNNNNNNNNNNNNNNNNNNNNNNNNNNNNNNNNNNNNNNNNNNNNNNNNNNNNNNNNNNNNNNNNNNNNNNNNNNNNNNNNNNNNNNNNNNNNNNNNNNNNNNNNNNNNNNNNNNNNNNNNNNNNNNNNNNNNNNNNNNNNNNNNNNNNNNNNNNNNNNNNNNNNNNNNNNNNNNNNNNNNNNNNNNNNNNNNNNNNNNNNNNNNNNNNNNNNNNNNNNNNNNNNNNNNNNNNNNNNNNNNNNNNNNNNNNNNNNNNNNNNNNNNNNNNNNNNNNNNNNNNNNNNNNNNNNNNNNNNNNNNNNNNNNNNNNNNNNNNNNNNNNNNNNNNNNNNNNNNNNNNNNNNNNNNNNNNNNNNNNNNNNNNNNNNNNNNNNNNNNNNNNNNNNNNNNNNNNNNNNNNNNNNNNNNNNNNNNNNNNNNNNNNNNNNNNNNNNNNNNNNNNNNNNNNNNNNNNNNNNNNNNNNNNNNNNNNNNNNNNNNNNNNNNNNNNNNNNNNNNNNNNNNNNNNNNNNNNNNNNNNNNNNNNNNNNNNNNNNNNNNNNNNNNNNNNNNNNNNNNNNNNNNNNNNNNNNNNNNNNNNNNNNNNNNNNNNNNNNNNNNNNNNNNNNNNNNNNNNNNNNNNNNNNNNNNNNNNNNNNNNNNNNNNNNNNNNNNNNNNNNNNNNNNNNNNNNNNNNNNNNNNNNNNNNNNNNNNNNNNNNNNNNNNNNNNNNNNNNNNNNNNNNNNNNNNNNNNNNNNNNNNNNNNNNNNNNNNNNNNNNNNNNNNNNNNNNNNNNNNNNNNNNNNNNNNNNNNNNNNNNNNNNNNNNNNNNNNNNNNNNNNNNNNNNNNNNNNNNN
Coding sequences within it:
- a CDS encoding CDIF630_02480 family spore surface protein — translated: MAWSNIDNLRTDGSKVHIPSLYNVEEAKDWVDNGSRL
- a CDS encoding superoxide dismutase family protein, translated to MDTSCPKYDIQKIFSSYNPSKPNAYAQIKGGPLAPCIRGTIYLYQLGEGVYVKAYITGIPNINNQSSSFHGLHIHEVGDCTVGDANEPFTDAKSHYNPSNVEHPMHAGDLPPILSANGIGILSTFTNRFTVSEVIGKSFILHQGYDDFTSQPAGNAGARWACGIIDYY
- a CDS encoding ABC transporter substrate-binding protein yields the protein MKGLKKLAILGLTIVSLGVVGCSSNGSNEETAKAETRVVETVKGEVEIPANPERIVDISGNSEELVLLGYTPVGTSNIDSYKTDSVPAYIEDKLGESKVVGHSMMETADIEAILGLNPDLIIMAPRQEKIYDQLKEIAPVVMVDDEYNDWEAKLMDIADIFEKQDEAQKWLDEYYKKAEEVGKEVKAANGEDESYVAVXXDLANGQFFVFTNAGLGTVLKDDLGLKQPENMPGQDSIELPKVTLEGLAEIDADNLIIIGSESDKAELENNSVWNQIEAVKEGNVXMLDASPYFSQPYNPIGRLLILDTIKDELVK
- a CDS encoding FecCD family ABC transporter permease; the encoded protein is MFVGIALLLFGIVTSISLGAKNIDLSTIVNSILHDNNDINTKIIRDVRIPRAIAAALVGGFLAVAGAIMQGITRNPIAEPSVMGITQGATFMIAVSFVLQRVFPNLIINSFAMMIFAFTGASISGLLVYFVSSRSMRKVDPVKLALAGTALGTLLISLAMGISMYFNLSQELSFWISGGVTGAKWSSIAMLALVXG
- a CDS encoding FecCD family ABC transporter permease, which gives rise to MLSLGEEIAIGLGQKTNKIRFISILLVILLTGASVSVAGNIVFVGLIIPQIVRAIVGADYKYIIPSSMIFGSVLLVYSDILARMINPPYETPIGSLTALLGVPVFIYLVRKDTK
- a CDS encoding FecCD family ABC transporter permease, translating into MNIKKNKKFIIVIGILLSIIFSTFLISLNTGSLSIAPSDVIKTLIGQGTKAHEIAIFKLRLPRIVIGILVGTALAVSGTILQGVTKNDLADSGILGINSGAALFVVIYIFLMNGNVYDGVSNLTIFTMPIVALSGAIFGAFLIYLLAWKNGINSSRLLLVGIGINIAFTSILTIFQLRFTTQEFNRVMAWTNGSIWGTNWKYVIAVLPFILIFTLLTMYKSRYLDALNLGDEVATGLGVEVEKERVKLIIYSVILAGVATSVAGSIGFLGLVAPHISRKLVGPKHIKLIPTAALVGTVILLVADTIARNIIAPMELSVGIVVAIIGVPYFIYLMLTD
- a CDS encoding ABC transporter ATP-binding protein yields the protein MNCISTKNLNISYGNLDIVKDLNLDIPKGKITTIIGSNGCGKSTILKTIARIIQAKSGDIFVNNINIKEQSPKELAKVMAVLPQSPQAPSGLTVEELIAYGRFPHQKGFGKMKKEDEDIVTWALKSTGIEEFRERPMEALSGGQRQRAWIAMALAQQTEILILDEPTTYLDLAHQLEILKLLEELNRKQGTTIVMVIHELNNAARFADHMIGVKKGKVVCEGTAHEVMTKENLRELFNIDAEIVEDPRNNKPVCLTYDMIG
- a CDS encoding MATE family efflux transporter; this translates as MTSKIETTNDLRDEKIWRLVIKYSIPAILAMMVTSLYNTVDRAFIGSMKDVGALAISGLGVTMPIMTILGAFCVALAVGGSTNIAIKLGEGNREEAEKALGNTFAIELLVGIVMMVISIFFLEDILYLFGASSDTIKYAMDYMSVIMFGAWFNLPGFAMNSAIRGEGNPKLASNMMIIACLLNLILDPIFIFGYNMGIKGAAVGTVICQLVICLWSTYYFTKGKSNLKLKLKNIRLEKKIIKGIVIIALTPFFMELASGFIHLITNKVLKVYGGDLAIGAMTAITSINLLFMMPIFGISQGMQTIIAYNYGAKQYDRARKTLSIAVSGAVVILTIGLIATRLFPIQLIGIFTKDTKLMELALNGLSIYSITLPAIGVCILGTVYFQSIGSAKKSIVLSLLRQVIVFIPLILIIPRSFGLNGVWASQPLADIGAMIIIGLCLIKEFKD
- a CDS encoding threonine/serine exporter family protein, with the protein product MAENNTHKYKKDVLRLATFIGQLMLTNGAETYRVNDTVKRICSSRGFNHINVFVAPNTIIVSDDRFDGYTFMKVIEGRYINLNKIDMLNDFSRKFVSKTDMSIDEAIEELKNLEDKSPHTQRAVNIWTAIGSSSFAVLVGGDNVLTFMLTLITSVIAMIVYDKVKEISNIPVFAILVSSIVIGFCGVGLVEIGILDTPKMLIVGSIMPLLPGVPFIKAIRDLVSGELMSGVGRVIEAAIIATAIAVGVGVAMNLYVRFGGVL
- a CDS encoding threonine/serine exporter family protein; translated protein: MIWMPMYIHIIFSYLAAVGFAVFLNAPKKTLYISGGIGMISWVIYILLMRINIDTIISNFIAASVASLLCEILARKMKKPTILFVVPGIITLIPGLGLYNTMSYVMENKFEQAFTTGANVILVSGAIALGVIVVSSLFRTYYKNSKFILNKENSLYYS
- a CDS encoding nitroreductase family protein, producing the protein MANLDFIYNRKSVRQFKDTPIPKEDIVELLKAGTYAPSPKHQQNWHFVVLQNRDIINKMADIVTKSHENIGQLAKNEKDFKRHMSTINYYTCFKHAPVVIIVYSSEYKMIEYKILKENDAPQEVLDVLVSPQSAAQGIGAAVENILLAATEMGYGTCYMTGPMHAKEEIEELIGFEKEGYKLMSMISLGVAEDDTPNQPSRKPLEEVVTFID
- a CDS encoding helix-turn-helix domain-containing protein, yielding MDCKKIGNLIYELRKSKNMTQKQIAELMNISDKTISKWERGLGCPDISLLPELSQILGVSVDQILSGEINLNDLVGGNMNKLKFYVCGQCGNLITSTGNPTISCCGKMLEPAIAKKAEDGHKLNVEPVEDELYVTTEHEMRKEHYISFVAYVKGDRALIVKQYPEWDMQFRLHKLGRGKLYFYCTNHGLFYQII